Proteins co-encoded in one Mycobacterium mantenii genomic window:
- a CDS encoding sulfotransferase family protein: MKLARTSKPTEDTASSVGTRPVVLFVLGPQRSGTSALTRVLSLSGGTLPAGLLGADANNPLGYWEPRAAISLNETILRRLGTNWYDPSLRFLDNGAVARDESEACTAKIAAYLSSLPAAPLVVIKEPRITTLSDLWFKAARQAGFDVASVIAVRHPQEVISSIVKSWHVSPALASALWLKCNILAERNTRDVPRVFVDYANLLDDWRREMKRISTELPIELDTQDEDAVEAFLTPGLHRQRHCGPVTDLFGADWISLVYDGLREAAQDDPLDISTLDRVFASYRASERDFRKAFEDFHGLSNSVLFRIFRPVVARPVMEAIAMAHRHKGTWA, from the coding sequence ATGAAATTGGCCCGCACGAGCAAACCAACCGAAGACACCGCCAGCTCCGTCGGCACTCGCCCGGTCGTGCTGTTCGTGCTGGGGCCGCAACGGTCCGGGACTTCGGCGCTCACCCGGGTTCTCTCGCTATCCGGAGGCACCCTCCCGGCTGGGCTGCTGGGCGCCGACGCGAACAATCCGCTCGGTTATTGGGAGCCGCGGGCAGCCATCTCGCTCAACGAAACGATCCTGCGCCGGCTCGGAACCAATTGGTACGACCCGTCATTGCGCTTTTTGGACAATGGTGCAGTCGCTCGCGACGAGAGCGAGGCGTGCACCGCGAAGATCGCCGCGTATTTGTCCAGTCTGCCTGCGGCGCCGCTCGTGGTGATCAAGGAGCCCAGGATCACCACGCTGTCTGACCTGTGGTTCAAAGCGGCACGTCAGGCTGGATTCGACGTCGCGTCGGTCATCGCGGTACGCCATCCGCAAGAGGTCATTTCGTCGATCGTGAAGTCCTGGCACGTCTCTCCCGCGCTCGCGAGTGCGTTGTGGTTGAAATGCAACATCCTCGCAGAACGAAACACTCGCGACGTGCCGCGCGTCTTCGTCGACTACGCGAACCTCCTCGATGACTGGCGTCGCGAAATGAAGCGAATTTCCACCGAGCTGCCGATCGAACTGGACACCCAGGACGAGGACGCCGTCGAAGCGTTCCTTACTCCCGGTCTGCATCGGCAGCGGCACTGCGGGCCGGTGACGGATCTCTTTGGCGCGGATTGGATCTCCCTGGTCTACGATGGGCTGCGCGAGGCAGCCCAGGACGACCCTCTCGACATTTCAACGCTGGACCGCGTTTTCGCGTCCTACCGCGCGAGTGAGCGGGATTTCCGCAAGGCTTTCGAGGACTTTCACGGTTTATCGAACAGCGTGCTCTTCCGCATCTTCCGGCCCGTCGTCGCTCGGCCGGTGATGGAGGCCATCGCAATGGCGCATCGGCACAAGGGGACTTGGGCCTAG
- a CDS encoding NAD-dependent epimerase/dehydratase family protein, with translation MLISGGAGFIGSALSHRLVENGYDVAVMDVLHPQVHGGNRPLELPPAVRLFTGDVTHAPDWDAVLRLFRPSQVVHLAAETGTAQSLSEATRHGSVNVVGTTQLLDALSRSGIVPEQLVLASSRAVYGEGAWQSGAQVFYPKPRSHAQLVAGVWDPQGPAGGQAVPLPSRADRTEPRPTNVYAATKLAQEHLLGAWTAAHDTNLSVLRLQNVYGPGQSLTNSYTGIVALFARLARQGLALEVYEDGRIVRDFVYIDAVVDALFAAIQRPATQPRCLDIGSGNATTIHELANKIAAMCDAPEPVVVPKFRDGDVRAASCDIEPAQTELGWHPNSTLDDGLGALLEWIGGQAEVSAR, from the coding sequence GTGCTCATCAGTGGTGGGGCAGGATTCATCGGGTCGGCGCTCTCACACCGTCTCGTCGAGAACGGCTACGACGTCGCCGTCATGGACGTCTTGCATCCGCAGGTGCACGGCGGGAATCGGCCGCTCGAGCTGCCGCCGGCCGTGCGGCTTTTCACCGGCGACGTCACGCATGCACCCGATTGGGACGCGGTGTTGCGGCTGTTCCGCCCTTCCCAGGTCGTGCATCTGGCGGCCGAGACCGGAACCGCACAATCGCTCTCCGAGGCGACCCGCCACGGTTCGGTGAACGTGGTGGGAACCACCCAGCTTCTCGACGCCTTGAGCCGCTCGGGAATCGTGCCCGAACAACTGGTCCTGGCGTCGTCCAGGGCGGTGTACGGCGAGGGCGCGTGGCAGTCCGGCGCGCAGGTTTTCTATCCGAAACCCCGCAGCCACGCGCAGCTCGTGGCGGGCGTGTGGGATCCGCAGGGACCGGCGGGCGGGCAGGCGGTGCCGCTGCCCAGCCGCGCCGACCGGACAGAGCCCCGGCCCACCAACGTCTACGCGGCGACCAAGCTCGCCCAGGAGCACCTGCTGGGCGCCTGGACGGCGGCGCACGACACCAACCTCAGCGTGCTGCGACTGCAGAATGTCTACGGCCCCGGCCAGTCCCTGACCAACTCGTATACCGGGATCGTCGCGCTGTTCGCGCGGTTGGCGCGTCAGGGGCTTGCGCTGGAGGTCTACGAGGACGGCCGGATCGTGCGCGACTTCGTCTACATCGACGCCGTCGTCGACGCGCTGTTCGCGGCCATCCAGCGGCCCGCAACCCAGCCGCGCTGCCTGGACATCGGGTCCGGAAACGCCACCACCATCCATGAGCTGGCCAACAAGATCGCCGCGATGTGTGACGCGCCCGAACCCGTCGTCGTCCCGAAATTCCGCGACGGCGACGTTCGCGCAGCGAGTTGCGACATCGAGCCGGCGCAAACCGAGCTCGGCTGGCATCCGAATTCCACGCTCGACGACGGTCTGGGCGCCCTACTCGAGTGGATCGGCGGGCAGGCCGAAGTGTCGGCCCGGTGA
- a CDS encoding TylF/MycF/NovP-related O-methyltransferase: protein MRSPFLDTRSAYLELLRRNLTQYGSDELIPVGLYRLGRPLFKTRNLMLVRKRPFNKNARDLGLDWPADALTMIGMQRLTSLQQCVETILKDDVPGDLVECGVWRGGASILMRAVLSAYGDKTRSVWLCDSFEGVPPPDAANYQADKGINLHRAAGVLAIPQAQVKANFERYGLLDDQVRFVPGWFKDTLQDAPIERISVLRLDGDLYESTIQALDALYPRLSSGGFCIVDDYHAIDACRRAVTDYRTQHGVTAEIQEIDGTGVLWRKP, encoded by the coding sequence ATGCGATCACCATTTCTGGACACCCGATCCGCGTACCTCGAGTTACTACGACGCAACCTCACCCAATACGGCAGCGACGAGCTGATACCGGTTGGCTTGTACCGCCTGGGCCGTCCACTTTTCAAAACCCGCAACCTGATGCTTGTGCGCAAGCGTCCATTCAACAAAAACGCGCGTGACCTCGGCCTGGACTGGCCGGCGGATGCCTTGACGATGATCGGCATGCAGCGGCTGACCAGCTTGCAGCAGTGCGTGGAGACGATCCTGAAAGACGACGTCCCGGGTGATCTCGTCGAGTGCGGCGTGTGGCGGGGAGGGGCGTCCATCTTGATGCGCGCCGTGCTGTCCGCGTACGGCGACAAGACGCGGTCGGTGTGGCTGTGCGATTCGTTCGAAGGGGTGCCGCCACCGGATGCCGCGAACTACCAGGCGGACAAGGGCATCAACTTGCATCGTGCCGCCGGTGTTCTGGCAATTCCTCAGGCGCAAGTGAAAGCGAATTTCGAGCGGTATGGATTGCTCGACGATCAGGTTCGCTTTGTGCCCGGTTGGTTCAAGGACACCCTGCAGGACGCCCCGATCGAACGCATTTCCGTGCTGCGGCTGGACGGCGATCTCTACGAATCGACGATTCAGGCGCTCGATGCGCTCTATCCGCGGCTGTCGTCCGGCGGCTTTTGCATTGTCGACGACTATCACGCCATCGATGCATGTCGTCGGGCGGTGACGGACTACCGTACGCAACATGGGGTGACCGCAGAGATCCAGGAGATCGACGGCACCGGCGTGCTGTGGCGCAAGCCGTGA
- a CDS encoding glycosyltransferase: MKCVLASYGTRGDIEPSLVVARELQRRGHDMVMAVPPDSVSFTEAAGLTAVPYGLESQAWLDVYRDFWTAFFRGFWKIQEMRGMWREMWDLSDQCWAQMNTTLLSLADGADLVFAGQSYQEPAANVAEYYDLPLATLHHVPMRPNGQVVSILPAPLARSAMTGFDWFCWRLNKKVEDSQRRELGLPKATGPSPRRIADRGSLEIQAYDEVCFPGLAAEWARWDGLRPFVGTLTMELTTEADDEVMWWIRSGTPPICFGFGSMPVESPAETVEMISTASAQLGERALIAAGRSDFSGVPLADHVKVVGPVNYAAIFPVCRAVVHHGGSGTTAASLRAGVPTLILSMDANQTIWGAQLKRLKVGTTRRFSATDRESLVSDLRRILAPDYAQRAREIAARMTKPADSVVKAADVVENFVNSRSHTRSS, encoded by the coding sequence ATGAAATGTGTGCTGGCCAGCTATGGAACGCGCGGTGATATCGAGCCTTCCCTGGTTGTCGCACGCGAACTGCAACGCCGGGGCCATGACATGGTCATGGCCGTCCCGCCCGACTCGGTCAGCTTCACCGAGGCCGCCGGGCTGACGGCGGTGCCGTACGGGCTGGAATCGCAGGCCTGGCTCGACGTGTACCGCGACTTCTGGACGGCATTCTTCCGCGGGTTCTGGAAGATCCAGGAGATGCGCGGCATGTGGCGCGAGATGTGGGATCTCAGCGACCAGTGCTGGGCGCAGATGAACACCACGCTGCTGTCGCTGGCCGATGGAGCCGACCTGGTGTTCGCCGGCCAGAGCTACCAGGAGCCGGCCGCCAACGTCGCCGAGTACTACGACCTTCCGTTGGCCACCCTGCATCACGTTCCCATGCGGCCCAACGGCCAGGTCGTTTCGATCCTGCCAGCGCCACTGGCCCGCTCGGCGATGACGGGGTTCGACTGGTTCTGTTGGCGCCTGAATAAGAAGGTCGAAGACAGCCAGCGCCGAGAATTGGGGCTGCCGAAGGCGACGGGACCGTCACCGCGGCGGATCGCCGACCGCGGCTCGCTGGAAATTCAGGCCTACGACGAGGTTTGCTTTCCGGGTCTGGCGGCCGAGTGGGCGAGATGGGATGGCTTGCGGCCCTTTGTCGGCACGCTGACGATGGAGCTGACCACGGAAGCCGACGACGAAGTGATGTGGTGGATTCGCAGCGGAACACCGCCGATCTGCTTCGGTTTCGGCAGTATGCCGGTCGAATCTCCGGCCGAAACAGTCGAGATGATCAGCACGGCCTCCGCGCAGCTGGGCGAGCGGGCGTTGATTGCCGCCGGCCGCAGCGACTTCAGCGGCGTCCCCCTTGCCGATCACGTCAAGGTGGTGGGTCCGGTGAACTACGCGGCCATATTTCCCGTCTGCCGCGCGGTGGTTCACCACGGTGGCTCGGGCACCACGGCCGCGAGCCTGCGCGCCGGAGTTCCCACGCTGATCTTGTCGATGGACGCTAATCAGACAATCTGGGGTGCCCAGCTCAAACGGCTGAAAGTCGGTACCACACGGCGGTTTTCGGCAACCGACCGCGAATCACTGGTATCGGACCTGCGCCGGATCCTGGCCCCGGATTACGCTCAGCGCGCCCGCGAGATCGCGGCCCGGATGACCAAGCCGGCCGACAGCGTGGTCAAAGCAGCCGATGTCGTGGAGAACTTCGTCAACTCGCGCAGTCATACCCGATCCAGCTAG
- a CDS encoding glycosyltransferase produces MKFAVASYGTRGDIEPCLTIGRELMRRGHSVRMAVPPNLVELAESAGLPAIGYGPDMHDFWSDEFIRDFWKNFRKGPISLMREAWEPVLRNWQEMSAALMSVGAGADLLFTGQLYQDLAINVADYYDIPMATLHYIPMRPNGELLPRVPAPLVRTGMSIYDWMCWRMNKKAEDRQRRELGLATATVASPRRIAERGSLEIQAYDDVCFPGLADEWKKKWGSQRPFVGSLTMELTTDCDDEVLAWIAQGTPPICFGFGSMPVAETPADTVRMIGAACAELGERALICSGWSDFTDVPQLEHVKVVGVVNYTKIFPSCRAVVHHGGSGTTAAGLRAGVPTLILWTAGDQPMWGSHVKHLKVGTSRRFAASTPETLVSDLRKILAPEYLTRARELSTRMSKPAESAGHAVDLLEEFARAGRCVPGFPAERSR; encoded by the coding sequence ATGAAATTTGCTGTGGCAAGCTATGGAACGCGTGGGGATATCGAACCTTGCCTCACCATCGGTCGTGAACTGATGCGCAGGGGTCATTCGGTACGCATGGCCGTTCCGCCCAATCTCGTCGAACTGGCCGAGTCGGCCGGCCTTCCGGCGATCGGCTATGGCCCAGACATGCACGACTTTTGGAGCGACGAATTCATCCGGGACTTCTGGAAAAATTTCCGCAAGGGACCGATCAGCTTGATGCGCGAAGCCTGGGAACCGGTGCTGCGGAACTGGCAGGAAATGAGCGCGGCACTGATGTCGGTGGGCGCGGGTGCCGATTTGCTGTTCACCGGCCAGCTTTACCAGGACTTGGCCATCAACGTCGCGGACTATTACGACATTCCGATGGCCACGCTGCATTACATCCCGATGCGCCCCAACGGCGAGCTGCTGCCCAGAGTGCCCGCGCCCCTGGTCCGCACCGGAATGTCGATATACGACTGGATGTGCTGGCGGATGAACAAGAAGGCCGAGGATCGGCAGCGCCGTGAGCTCGGCCTAGCGACCGCCACGGTTGCCTCACCGCGACGGATCGCCGAACGTGGCTCGCTGGAAATCCAGGCGTATGACGACGTGTGCTTCCCCGGTCTTGCTGACGAATGGAAGAAGAAGTGGGGCAGCCAGCGGCCGTTCGTGGGTTCCCTGACCATGGAACTGACCACGGACTGCGACGACGAGGTCTTGGCGTGGATCGCCCAGGGAACGCCGCCGATCTGTTTCGGTTTCGGCAGCATGCCGGTCGCCGAAACCCCCGCCGACACGGTCCGGATGATCGGCGCCGCCTGCGCGGAGTTGGGGGAGCGGGCGTTGATCTGCTCGGGCTGGAGCGACTTCACCGACGTCCCCCAGTTGGAACACGTCAAGGTCGTCGGCGTGGTCAACTACACGAAGATCTTCCCCTCCTGCCGTGCCGTCGTGCATCACGGCGGATCGGGCACCACGGCGGCAGGCCTGCGCGCCGGCGTTCCCACGCTGATCCTCTGGACGGCGGGCGATCAGCCGATGTGGGGGTCTCACGTCAAACACCTCAAGGTGGGCACGTCCCGGCGGTTCGCGGCCTCGACGCCCGAAACGCTGGTGTCGGATCTGCGGAAGATCCTCGCGCCGGAGTACCTCACTCGTGCGCGTGAGCTTTCCACCAGGATGAGCAAACCCGCCGAGAGCGCGGGTCACGCAGTCGATTTGCTGGAGGAGTTCGCCCGCGCGGGGCGATGCGTTCCCGGTTTTCCAGCAGAGCGCAGTCGCTGA
- a CDS encoding TylF/MycF/NovP-related O-methyltransferase: MAVTDHDTRFAYLDLLRRDLTRYGSDELVPVGLYRLGRPLFNTRNLMLVRKRPFNRQARDLGLDWPADALTMIGMQRLTSLQNCVEKVLEEDVPGDLVECGVWRGGASILMRAVLAAHGDEKRAVWLCDSFAGVPPPDTVNYKADKGIRLHRHARILGVPQEHVKANFERYGLLDDQVRFLPGWFKDTLQDAPIDHISVLRLDGDLYESTIQALDALYPRLSPGGFCIVDDYHAIKACAQAVTDYRTQHGVTDEIIEIDGTGVLWRKS, encoded by the coding sequence TTGGCCGTGACCGATCACGACACGCGGTTTGCATACCTCGACCTGCTCCGGCGCGACCTCACCAGGTATGGCAGCGACGAGCTGGTGCCGGTGGGGTTGTACCGGCTGGGCCGTCCCCTCTTCAATACCCGCAACCTGATGCTCGTGCGGAAACGTCCGTTCAACAGGCAAGCTCGCGATCTCGGTCTGGACTGGCCGGCGGACGCCCTGACGATGATCGGCATGCAGCGGTTGACCAGTTTGCAGAACTGCGTGGAAAAGGTTCTGGAAGAGGACGTCCCCGGCGACCTGGTCGAGTGCGGTGTGTGGCGCGGTGGCGCCTCGATCCTGATGCGCGCCGTGCTGGCGGCCCACGGGGACGAGAAGCGGGCCGTGTGGCTGTGCGATTCCTTCGCCGGCGTGCCGCCCCCGGACACCGTCAATTACAAGGCGGACAAAGGGATTAGGCTGCACCGCCACGCGCGCATCCTGGGCGTGCCGCAGGAACATGTCAAGGCGAATTTCGAGCGCTACGGGTTGCTCGACGATCAGGTTCGTTTCCTCCCGGGGTGGTTCAAGGACACCCTGCAGGACGCCCCGATCGATCACATCTCGGTGTTGCGGCTGGACGGCGACCTTTATGAATCGACGATCCAGGCGCTCGACGCGCTCTACCCGCGGCTGTCACCCGGAGGGTTTTGCATCGTCGACGACTACCACGCGATCAAGGCGTGCGCGCAGGCCGTGACCGACTACCGCACACAACACGGCGTGACCGACGAGATCATCGAGATCGACGGCACCGGCGTGCTGTGGCGCAAGTCGTGA
- a CDS encoding class I SAM-dependent methyltransferase, whose translation MVAAVATGLTTGTRLRMWWVRTEYWLARTLLPDVYANDALITFNNFHGFLDDPDFQRAYQRGAKSLGNEDWYQWQWRVHVGLWAAASASQLEGDFVECGVSYGFLSSAIMEYLDWDRLGKTFYLLDTFAGIDPRFVTENERKAGALETSEGHLRNGMYANGVDSVRANFAQWQNKRIIVGAVPETLEQVEAPSVAYLHIDMNCAPPEVAALRFFWPRLTPGAFVLLDDYANRGRGEQLAAMDEVARELGVKICSLPTGQGLLIKPAR comes from the coding sequence ATGGTTGCCGCCGTGGCAACAGGGCTGACAACAGGCACTCGCCTCAGGATGTGGTGGGTGCGCACCGAATACTGGCTCGCGCGCACGCTGCTGCCGGACGTCTACGCCAACGACGCGCTGATCACGTTCAACAACTTTCACGGCTTCCTTGATGATCCCGATTTCCAGCGCGCCTACCAGCGGGGTGCCAAATCTTTGGGCAACGAGGATTGGTACCAGTGGCAGTGGCGCGTGCACGTCGGGCTGTGGGCTGCCGCGAGTGCCAGCCAGCTGGAGGGTGATTTCGTCGAGTGCGGTGTGAGTTACGGCTTTTTGAGCAGCGCCATCATGGAGTACCTGGACTGGGATCGCTTGGGCAAGACGTTCTACCTGCTCGACACGTTCGCCGGAATCGACCCGCGGTTCGTTACCGAGAACGAACGCAAGGCCGGCGCGCTGGAGACGAGCGAGGGGCACCTGCGCAACGGGATGTACGCCAACGGCGTTGACAGCGTCCGCGCCAATTTCGCGCAGTGGCAGAACAAGCGCATCATCGTAGGCGCGGTGCCGGAAACGCTCGAGCAGGTGGAGGCGCCGTCGGTGGCATACCTGCACATCGACATGAACTGCGCTCCTCCCGAAGTCGCTGCGCTGCGCTTCTTTTGGCCGCGCCTGACACCTGGGGCATTTGTGCTGCTGGACGACTATGCGAATCGGGGACGTGGCGAGCAACTCGCCGCCATGGACGAGGTCGCCCGCGAGCTGGGCGTGAAGATCTGCTCGCTGCCCACCGGGCAGGGCCTGCTGATCAAACCGGCGCGCTGA
- a CDS encoding glycosyltransferase, which yields MKFALASYGTRGDIEPSAAVGLELLRRGHEVRMAVPPELVGFVESAGLTAVPYGPKVQEFLHEEFLRNMWTDFFRNPVGLVLKVWDPLIKYWGDVSATLKSLADDADLLSTGLNFEQAAANVAEYYGIPLASLHHFPMRANGRLVPSVPAPLMRSTMTTIEWLFWRATKDVDNAQRGELGLPKATHRSQRRIAERRSLEIQAYDEIFFPGLAAEWARWGDRRPFVGALTMELPTNADEDVASWIASGTPPICFGSGSIALESAADTVNMIGAACAQLGERALICFGGTDFSDVPSFDHVKAVGVVNYAAIFPACRVIVHHGGSGTTAASLRAGIPTLALWSSADQPYWAAAIKRLKLGTARRFSATSEKTLVADLRQILAPEYAIQAREFAARMTKPAAAIERTADLLETAVRRKVAD from the coding sequence ATGAAGTTTGCCCTGGCGAGTTACGGAACTCGCGGCGACATCGAACCGTCTGCTGCCGTTGGCCTCGAACTGCTGCGCCGGGGGCATGAAGTTCGCATGGCCGTCCCGCCCGAACTCGTCGGCTTCGTCGAGTCAGCCGGGCTGACTGCCGTTCCGTACGGGCCGAAAGTCCAGGAGTTCTTGCACGAGGAATTCCTTCGCAACATGTGGACGGACTTCTTCCGCAATCCGGTCGGGCTGGTGCTCAAAGTTTGGGATCCCCTGATCAAGTACTGGGGCGACGTGAGCGCCACCTTGAAGTCGCTGGCGGACGACGCCGACCTGCTTTCCACGGGCCTGAATTTCGAGCAGGCCGCGGCCAACGTCGCCGAGTATTACGGCATTCCTCTGGCCTCGCTGCATCACTTCCCCATGCGCGCCAACGGCCGGCTCGTGCCGAGTGTGCCTGCGCCGCTGATGCGCTCCACGATGACGACGATCGAATGGCTGTTTTGGCGCGCGACGAAGGACGTCGACAACGCACAGCGCGGTGAACTCGGCCTGCCGAAGGCAACGCATCGCTCGCAGCGACGAATCGCCGAACGCCGATCGCTGGAAATCCAGGCGTACGACGAGATCTTCTTTCCCGGACTGGCGGCCGAATGGGCTCGCTGGGGTGACCGGCGCCCGTTCGTCGGGGCGCTGACCATGGAGTTGCCGACGAACGCCGATGAGGACGTCGCATCGTGGATCGCCTCGGGAACACCGCCGATTTGCTTCGGATCGGGCAGCATCGCGCTCGAATCTGCGGCCGACACGGTCAACATGATCGGCGCGGCCTGCGCACAGTTGGGCGAGCGGGCGCTAATTTGCTTCGGCGGCACCGACTTCAGCGACGTGCCGAGTTTCGACCACGTCAAAGCGGTCGGTGTGGTGAACTACGCGGCGATCTTTCCCGCCTGCCGGGTGATCGTTCACCACGGTGGTTCGGGCACCACGGCGGCAAGCCTGCGCGCGGGAATCCCGACCCTGGCCCTGTGGAGCTCGGCCGATCAACCGTATTGGGCCGCTGCGATCAAACGGCTGAAATTGGGTACGGCCCGGCGTTTTTCGGCCACCTCCGAGAAAACTCTGGTCGCGGACCTGCGCCAGATCCTCGCCCCGGAATACGCCATCCAAGCCCGGGAGTTCGCCGCTCGGATGACCAAACCCGCCGCAGCCATCGAGCGCACCGCCGACCTGTTGGAAACCGCAGTCCGGCGCAAAGTGGCTGACTGA
- a CDS encoding O-methyltransferase — MAEAYGQPGATRKPKQVRAASWQGDLYAYLVGWHDPGVVVEFGSAFGVSGMYLSSALRRGRMYSFEINPAWADIAERNISSVTDRYTLTRGAFEDHVDDIPAPIDVALVDGIHTHDFVTRQWQILKPRMAPGGWVLFDDIDFNPGMRQAWLEICAAPGLVGAVEVSKRLGLIELAS, encoded by the coding sequence TTGGCTGAGGCCTACGGCCAGCCGGGTGCCACCCGGAAACCCAAACAGGTCCGGGCCGCGTCGTGGCAGGGCGACCTGTACGCCTACCTGGTGGGGTGGCACGACCCCGGGGTCGTGGTGGAGTTCGGATCGGCGTTCGGGGTGTCCGGGATGTACTTGTCCTCGGCGCTTCGGCGGGGCCGGATGTATTCGTTCGAGATCAACCCGGCCTGGGCCGACATCGCGGAACGAAACATCAGTTCCGTCACCGACCGCTACACGCTGACCCGGGGTGCCTTCGAAGACCACGTGGACGACATTCCCGCCCCGATCGACGTGGCCCTGGTGGACGGCATCCACACCCATGATTTCGTGACGCGGCAATGGCAGATCCTCAAGCCGCGAATGGCGCCGGGAGGGTGGGTGCTGTTCGATGACATCGACTTCAACCCCGGTATGCGTCAAGCCTGGCTGGAGATATGTGCCGCGCCCGGCTTGGTGGGGGCGGTCGAGGTGTCAAAACGATTGGGCCTCATCGAGTTGGCCTCTTAG
- a CDS encoding polysaccharide pyruvyl transferase family protein: MTATKDPTVAYLGWHGLGNLGDDAIYDAVRGQLVGATFLDLPRLPHQLMYATATAAMGLNRSLRRSRQVVGGGTLVGRSQWRLLVNRGLALTKDKGSYAIGVGVEDPVFGGRNSGSGKNELQRWAPILSKFRTVSVRGPRSAELLCDIGLNVEVSGDPALLLPRPDVTPEDGLIGVNLGFGDDLWGHDPVQLADEIAVAAKHLSSHGYRLVGILMNPEDRRWTELALRDIPGAQLVVPTDAGAAARELARCSAAIVTRLHASVLASLSDTPVVSLEYQPKCRDFALAIDDERSLIRTDEVSSAAVVDRVLDAIANSSDIRRRKRAAVAGLKQRLHNEYGALAAELGLAS, from the coding sequence ATGACCGCCACCAAAGATCCGACGGTCGCTTACCTCGGCTGGCACGGGCTGGGCAATCTCGGCGACGACGCGATCTATGACGCGGTTCGGGGCCAGCTGGTCGGGGCGACCTTCCTCGATCTACCGCGCCTTCCGCACCAGTTGATGTATGCAACCGCAACGGCCGCAATGGGTTTGAACCGATCGCTGCGGCGCAGCCGGCAAGTCGTGGGTGGCGGCACGCTCGTCGGACGGAGCCAGTGGCGGCTGCTGGTCAATCGCGGTTTGGCGCTCACCAAAGACAAGGGGAGCTACGCGATCGGTGTTGGCGTCGAAGATCCGGTCTTCGGCGGACGCAATAGCGGCTCGGGCAAAAACGAGCTCCAGCGCTGGGCGCCGATACTCTCCAAATTCCGTACCGTGTCCGTGCGGGGGCCGCGAAGCGCTGAGCTGTTGTGCGATATCGGGCTGAACGTCGAGGTATCCGGCGACCCGGCGCTGCTTCTCCCCCGACCCGACGTCACTCCCGAAGACGGCCTGATCGGAGTGAATCTCGGCTTCGGCGACGACCTTTGGGGACACGACCCGGTGCAGCTGGCGGACGAGATAGCCGTCGCCGCCAAGCACCTGTCATCGCACGGCTACCGCCTCGTCGGGATACTGATGAATCCGGAAGACAGACGCTGGACCGAACTGGCGCTGCGAGATATTCCGGGCGCACAGCTGGTGGTCCCGACCGACGCCGGTGCTGCCGCGAGAGAACTGGCCCGCTGTTCTGCGGCCATCGTCACGCGACTTCACGCGAGCGTTTTGGCGTCTCTGTCCGATACACCTGTCGTTTCGCTTGAGTATCAACCGAAGTGCCGGGACTTCGCGCTCGCTATCGATGATGAACGGTCACTGATTCGAACCGATGAAGTCAGTAGCGCCGCCGTGGTCGACCGGGTACTCGACGCGATCGCGAACTCATCGGACATCCGACGCAGGAAGCGCGCCGCGGTCGCGGGCCTGAAACAACGCCTTCACAACGAGTACGGCGCTCTCGCAGCGGAGTTGGGTCTCGCGTCGTGA